One genomic window of Candidatus Pseudobacter hemicellulosilyticus includes the following:
- the truA gene encoding tRNA pseudouridine(38-40) synthase TruA has translation MNRYFIELSYKGGRYAGFQVQENAVTIQWEVEKALGTYFRERFSLTGSSRTDAGVHARQNFFHFDTDRTVPPRAIYNLNALLPPDIAVIGLYPVRETAHCRFDALTREYEYSIYHAKDPFLADLAYFYPYTLDPGKLQAAADMIREYNDFTSFAKRNSQVKTFLCQILDSRWEERDWGWVYRVRANRFLRGMVRGLVGTMLQAGRGKLTLDGFRGVIEARDCTKADFSVPGHGLQLVRVEYPEGYFEREGENRLDPDSATS, from the coding sequence ATGAACCGTTATTTTATTGAACTGAGTTATAAAGGAGGCCGGTATGCCGGTTTCCAGGTGCAGGAAAATGCCGTGACCATCCAGTGGGAAGTGGAAAAAGCCCTGGGCACCTATTTCCGGGAGCGGTTTTCACTCACCGGCTCTTCGCGGACGGATGCCGGCGTCCATGCCCGGCAGAACTTCTTCCATTTTGATACAGACAGGACAGTGCCGCCCCGCGCTATCTATAACCTCAATGCCTTACTGCCACCGGACATAGCCGTCATAGGATTGTACCCGGTAAGGGAAACGGCCCATTGCCGTTTTGATGCCCTGACCCGGGAGTACGAGTATAGTATATACCATGCCAAGGATCCCTTCCTGGCGGACCTGGCCTATTTCTATCCCTATACCCTGGACCCGGGTAAGTTGCAGGCGGCAGCGGATATGATCCGGGAATACAATGATTTTACCAGCTTTGCCAAACGGAACTCGCAGGTGAAGACCTTCCTCTGCCAGATCCTGGATAGCCGCTGGGAAGAGCGCGACTGGGGCTGGGTATACCGGGTAAGGGCTAATCGCTTTCTGCGGGGAATGGTGCGGGGCCTGGTAGGGACTATGCTGCAGGCCGGCCGGGGCAAGCTGACCCTGGACGGTTTCCGTGGGGTGATAGAAGCCAGGGACTGTACCAAAGCTGATTTCTCTGTTCCCGGTCATGGATTACAGTTAGTAAGGGTGGAATACCCGGAAGGTTATTTTGAAAGAGAGGGAGAGAATAGGTTGGACCCGGATAGTGCCACCAGCTAA